A window of the Isosphaera pallida ATCC 43644 genome harbors these coding sequences:
- the lpxA gene encoding acyl-ACP--UDP-N-acetylglucosamine O-acyltransferase, translating to MATLIADTASVDPRAVLGDGVEIGPYCVIGPQVEIGPGTRLIAHVCVPGPAVLGARNVVHPFSVLGGDPQDISYRGEPTRLVIGDDNVIREHVTINRGTAKDQGLTAIGHRNLLMAGVHVAHDCQLGDDIVLANGTLLGGHVHIEDQVGLSGGVAVHHYVTIGRLAFIGGHSRIIHDVPPYMLVDGNPSRVRCINIVGLRRHGLAESTIDALHEAHRLIFRGKMTIDQAAAVLESQVQPDRPIPDEVTRLLEFLRRQQSGRHGRGRELARGAGASSTSGPSLGGSTPLAAGKPTTVSPATSSSAPANGKAQSDEPDQAASASVPVVSVEARGEEPTA from the coding sequence ATGGCCACCTTAATCGCGGACACCGCTAGCGTTGACCCCCGCGCCGTGTTGGGCGACGGCGTGGAGATTGGTCCCTACTGTGTGATCGGCCCTCAAGTCGAAATTGGGCCGGGAACCCGATTGATTGCCCATGTTTGCGTGCCAGGACCTGCGGTTCTGGGAGCGCGTAACGTGGTTCACCCCTTCAGCGTGCTAGGAGGCGACCCCCAGGACATCAGCTATCGGGGGGAGCCGACCCGCCTGGTGATCGGCGACGACAATGTGATCCGAGAGCATGTTACGATCAATCGGGGCACCGCCAAAGATCAGGGCTTGACCGCGATCGGCCACCGCAACCTCCTCATGGCCGGGGTTCACGTTGCGCACGACTGCCAGTTGGGCGACGACATCGTCTTGGCCAACGGCACCCTGCTGGGCGGCCACGTCCACATTGAGGATCAGGTGGGACTTTCTGGTGGAGTGGCGGTTCATCACTACGTCACCATCGGCCGATTGGCGTTCATTGGTGGTCATTCTCGCATCATTCACGACGTTCCTCCCTACATGCTGGTTGATGGGAATCCCTCTCGGGTTCGCTGCATCAACATCGTGGGGTTGCGTCGCCACGGCTTGGCTGAATCCACCATCGACGCCCTCCACGAGGCACATCGTTTGATCTTCCGTGGCAAAATGACGATCGACCAAGCGGCCGCGGTGCTAGAGTCCCAAGTGCAGCCCGATCGTCCGATTCCCGACGAGGTGACGCGGTTGCTCGAGTTCCTAAGGCGCCAGCAAAGCGGTCGGCATGGTCGGGGCCGTGAGCTTGCCCGTGGAGCTGGGGCTTCGTCCACTTCGGGTCCATCCCTCGGTGGATCGACGCCTCTTGCTGCGGGCAAGCCGACGACCGTTTCCCCCGCGACCTCCTCTTCCGCCCCCGCGAATGGTAAGGCACAAAGCGACGAACCGGATCAAGCCGCCTCCGCTTCGGTGCCAGTGGTTTCCGTGGAAGCCCGCGGCGAGGAACCAACCGCTTGA
- the argS gene encoding arginine--tRNA ligase, with protein sequence MTLESSSNDTNTTPLEPAVGVANSSKLIEPLRDQDGISNPVPPSRVSDESFPGGKVRLNVLTLLRERFRRAVPEGVDPESFTRAIRESGSDKFGDYQANGCMAAAKTAGVNPRDLAAAVAQRVDLAPLANPPEVAGPGFLNITLTTPFLAETLKHRLVSGRLLDDCPGTPQTIIVDFSSPNVAKPMHVGHLRSTVIGDALARIFEALGHKVWRDNHLGDWGAQFGMILWGYRHLRDPIAYAKNPVRELARLYRKVNDLSKPAEELGEKLDKVLKMLDEGRRDEAARLVLKLFDGRETPTPEEVAKLSKRIASRLRVLQEKVAHARAVTEATRRETAKLHAGDPENRRLWNEFMPHCLRALEAVYRRLDIRFDTQLGESFFDPMLADVVADLQAKGLAVESEGALAVFNEGANAPFLIRKRDGAYNYATTDLATIKHRVETYHPDRVLYVVDHRQSDHFKQLFATARRWGYDTVDLVHVSFGTILGRDGRPYKTRAGDVVGLESLLDEAVAQARKVVEENSPDLKPAEKAKVARIVGLGAVKYADLSQNRTSDYKFDLDKMTAMNGNTATYLQYAYARNRSIFRKGGVDPAKFAKKAGSIELIFNHPAERGLAVKLVRYPEAVELAAAELKPNILTDYLFQLATTYSSFFEECPVLKAESDERRDSRLALCELTARTLKAGLGLLGIGTAERL encoded by the coding sequence ATGACCCTTGAATCCAGCTCGAACGACACCAACACCACCCCGCTCGAACCGGCCGTGGGAGTCGCCAACTCGTCGAAACTGATCGAGCCGCTCCGCGATCAGGATGGGATAAGTAACCCGGTTCCCCCTTCACGCGTTTCGGACGAGTCGTTTCCCGGAGGAAAGGTCAGGTTGAATGTCCTGACCTTATTGCGGGAGCGGTTTCGCCGGGCGGTTCCTGAGGGGGTCGATCCCGAATCGTTCACACGCGCGATCAGGGAGTCCGGTTCGGACAAGTTCGGCGACTATCAGGCCAATGGCTGCATGGCCGCGGCCAAGACCGCCGGGGTCAACCCCCGCGACCTAGCCGCTGCAGTCGCTCAACGGGTCGATCTGGCTCCGTTGGCCAATCCTCCCGAGGTGGCTGGTCCCGGCTTCCTCAACATCACCCTGACCACCCCATTCCTGGCCGAGACCCTCAAACACCGCCTGGTCAGCGGGCGCTTGTTGGACGACTGCCCCGGGACGCCGCAGACGATCATCGTCGATTTCTCCTCGCCCAACGTTGCCAAGCCAATGCATGTGGGCCACCTGCGCTCCACCGTCATCGGCGACGCCCTGGCCCGTATCTTCGAGGCGTTGGGGCACAAAGTTTGGAGGGACAATCATCTCGGCGACTGGGGGGCGCAGTTCGGCATGATCCTATGGGGCTATCGCCACCTACGCGACCCCATCGCCTACGCCAAGAACCCGGTGAGGGAGTTGGCTCGGTTGTATCGCAAGGTCAACGACCTGAGCAAGCCGGCCGAGGAACTAGGCGAGAAGCTGGACAAAGTCCTCAAGATGCTCGACGAGGGCCGCCGCGACGAGGCGGCCCGTCTTGTCCTCAAGCTGTTCGACGGTCGGGAAACCCCCACGCCCGAGGAGGTGGCCAAGCTCTCCAAACGGATCGCCTCGCGCTTGCGTGTGTTGCAGGAGAAGGTCGCCCACGCGCGGGCCGTCACCGAGGCCACCCGCCGCGAGACCGCCAAACTGCACGCCGGCGACCCCGAGAACCGACGGCTTTGGAACGAGTTCATGCCCCACTGCCTCCGCGCCTTGGAGGCGGTGTACCGACGTTTGGACATCCGGTTCGACACTCAGTTGGGTGAGAGCTTCTTCGACCCAATGCTCGCCGACGTCGTGGCCGACTTGCAGGCCAAGGGCCTGGCGGTCGAGAGCGAAGGAGCGCTGGCGGTTTTCAACGAGGGAGCCAACGCGCCGTTCCTGATCCGCAAGCGGGACGGGGCCTACAACTATGCCACCACCGACCTCGCTACGATCAAGCACCGGGTAGAGACCTACCATCCCGACCGAGTACTTTACGTGGTCGATCACCGCCAGTCGGACCATTTCAAGCAGCTGTTCGCCACCGCCAGGCGTTGGGGTTACGACACGGTTGATCTGGTGCATGTGTCGTTCGGCACGATTTTGGGACGCGACGGCCGGCCCTACAAGACCCGCGCCGGCGACGTGGTGGGTCTGGAATCGCTGTTGGACGAGGCGGTGGCCCAGGCTCGTAAGGTGGTCGAGGAAAATAGCCCCGACCTCAAGCCGGCCGAGAAGGCCAAGGTGGCGCGGATTGTCGGCCTGGGCGCGGTCAAGTACGCCGACCTGTCCCAGAACCGCACCAGCGACTACAAGTTCGACCTGGACAAGATGACCGCGATGAACGGCAACACGGCCACCTATCTCCAATACGCTTATGCCCGCAACCGCAGCATCTTCCGCAAAGGGGGAGTCGATCCGGCCAAGTTCGCCAAGAAGGCCGGGTCGATCGAACTGATTTTCAACCATCCCGCCGAACGGGGCCTGGCGGTCAAACTGGTCCGCTACCCCGAGGCGGTTGAACTCGCCGCCGCTGAGCTCAAACCCAATATCCTGACCGACTATCTGTTTCAACTCGCCACCACCTATTCGAGCTTCTTCGAGGAGTGCCCCGTCCTCAAAGCTGAATCGGACGAACGCCGCGACAGCCGTTTGGCCCTGTGCGAACTGACTGCCCGGACCCTCAAGGCCGGTTTGGGACTGCTAGGGATCGGCACGGCCGAGCGTCTCTAA
- a CDS encoding DUF2617 family protein, which yields MEPRRDQRQTASLRFRVIATSIHPEWFTVKAHRRIEGSTWRADLRIVEGGHLVCWRFGPIMLTELLVPEDLPLPELPSLCCGSTRHAATYEFQRRPAQYHAHLEAEHLDDETFEHIQTELTLDAKRAGIAAHHRTVNRLETSPLSLLQFETLPSGLAVQAYHTLPDQNLIIRAQSLFEFLPSGSPTGR from the coding sequence ATGGAACCACGCCGGGACCAAAGGCAAACCGCCTCGCTTCGTTTTCGCGTGATCGCCACGTCGATCCATCCCGAATGGTTCACAGTTAAGGCCCATCGCCGGATCGAAGGATCGACGTGGCGGGCCGACCTGCGGATCGTCGAGGGAGGCCACCTGGTCTGCTGGCGGTTCGGACCAATTATGCTCACCGAGTTGCTCGTGCCCGAAGACCTCCCTTTGCCGGAACTGCCCTCGCTTTGTTGTGGCTCAACACGTCACGCGGCCACCTACGAATTCCAACGCCGACCCGCCCAGTATCACGCCCATCTCGAAGCCGAACACCTCGATGACGAGACATTTGAACACATTCAAACTGAATTAACGCTTGACGCCAAACGGGCTGGAATCGCCGCCCACCACCGGACCGTCAACCGTCTGGAGACCTCCCCCCTGAGCTTGCTCCAGTTCGAGACTCTCCCCAGCGGTCTGGCGGTCCAGGCGTATCATACCTTACCCGATCAAAACCTGATCATCCGCGCGCAATCACTCTTCGAGTTTCTTCCCAGCGGCAGCCCGACCGGGCGTTGA
- a CDS encoding FHA domain-containing protein — MTGHHVRLDRIALPGGMEMRAELRPRRGWHATIVLDRDVTLLGRDRQCDVVVDAPGISRKHCILVKTDGLVWLRDLVSTNGTMVNGIKVRSGALLPGDRLRIGLASFEVFLGPDTDQSSPPATTAPKPQATRVSLLEQFDFDLLNLNEEGGASDEERWSDELESFKIASDQG; from the coding sequence GTGACGGGGCACCATGTGCGCCTTGATCGAATCGCTTTGCCGGGGGGGATGGAGATGCGCGCCGAATTACGTCCCCGACGCGGCTGGCACGCGACGATCGTTCTGGATCGGGACGTGACGTTGCTGGGTCGGGACCGCCAATGCGACGTGGTGGTGGACGCGCCTGGGATTTCCCGGAAACATTGCATTCTCGTCAAAACTGATGGGCTCGTTTGGTTGCGCGACTTGGTCAGCACCAACGGAACGATGGTCAATGGGATTAAAGTGCGTTCGGGAGCGCTGCTGCCCGGCGATCGGTTAAGAATCGGCCTCGCCAGTTTCGAGGTGTTTCTGGGACCGGACACCGACCAGTCGAGCCCACCCGCCACGACGGCTCCCAAACCCCAAGCGACGCGTGTTTCGTTGTTGGAGCAGTTCGACTTTGATCTCCTCAATCTCAACGAGGAAGGGGGGGCTTCGGACGAGGAGCGGTGGAGCGATGAACTCGAATCGTTCAAGATCGCTTCGGATCAGGGTTGA
- the lpxC gene encoding UDP-3-O-acyl-N-acetylglucosamine deacetylase — protein sequence MATITRTHRRQRTIVGPVEVRGVGFLTGAEVTLRFEPAPVDTGARFVRVDLPNQPSIAATIEHVVPRQRRTAIQSGDTVVELVEHVMSALSGLRIDNVRILLDAVETPGMDGSSRSFVEALERAGVKEQEADRLAVVLDQPLAVSEGNASVVALPPVHPQDNALAVTYTLDYGLNAPIPRQTYSLPRLDPDSYRRELAPCRTFLLQREAEELRKTGVGSQTKISDLVIYGPDGPIDNTLRFPDECARHKALDLVGDLALLGMDLVGQVVGHRSGHALNARLVRAIRQRLLSDSTALGIREIMEILPHRYPFLLVDRIEWIEPNRRLEAIKNVTINEPCFMGHWPSQPVLPGVLIVEALAQAGGVLLSRSPRYEARRGMLAAIQRVRFRRPIVPGDQLRLLVEVVRARASAVELKAVATCQGDVAAEAVFTLVHQSDEVSPDAPMRLPA from the coding sequence ATGGCCACGATCACCCGGACCCACCGTCGGCAACGCACAATCGTTGGGCCCGTTGAGGTCCGAGGCGTCGGGTTTCTCACCGGCGCGGAGGTAACCTTGCGGTTCGAACCAGCTCCCGTAGACACCGGAGCGCGGTTCGTTCGGGTCGATCTACCAAACCAGCCCAGTATCGCCGCAACAATTGAACATGTCGTGCCTCGTCAACGACGTACCGCCATTCAGAGCGGCGACACTGTGGTAGAGTTGGTCGAACACGTCATGTCGGCGTTGTCCGGGTTACGGATCGACAATGTACGGATTCTGCTCGACGCGGTTGAAACCCCGGGCATGGACGGGTCGAGCCGTTCATTCGTCGAAGCGCTCGAGCGTGCTGGAGTCAAAGAGCAAGAGGCCGATCGTTTGGCGGTGGTGTTGGATCAGCCCCTGGCGGTTTCGGAAGGGAACGCCTCGGTGGTGGCGTTACCGCCGGTCCATCCCCAAGACAATGCGTTGGCTGTCACCTACACCCTCGATTACGGCTTGAACGCGCCGATTCCCCGCCAAACCTACAGCCTACCCCGGCTCGACCCTGACTCCTACCGCCGCGAATTGGCTCCCTGTCGCACCTTCCTGCTTCAGAGAGAAGCCGAGGAGCTTCGGAAAACCGGGGTCGGCTCCCAAACCAAGATCAGCGATCTGGTCATTTATGGACCAGACGGCCCGATCGACAACACGTTACGCTTCCCCGATGAATGCGCCCGACACAAAGCGCTCGATCTGGTCGGCGACCTGGCGTTGCTGGGAATGGATTTGGTCGGCCAGGTGGTAGGGCATCGCTCGGGGCACGCTCTCAACGCCCGTCTGGTGCGTGCGATTCGTCAACGGTTGTTGAGCGACTCCACTGCGCTGGGAATCCGCGAGATCATGGAGATTTTACCCCATCGTTATCCATTCCTTCTGGTAGATCGGATTGAATGGATCGAGCCAAATCGACGTTTAGAGGCGATCAAAAATGTGACGATCAACGAACCATGCTTCATGGGCCATTGGCCGAGCCAGCCGGTCCTTCCTGGCGTGCTGATCGTGGAGGCGTTGGCTCAGGCTGGCGGGGTCTTGCTATCGCGTTCGCCCCGGTATGAAGCGCGTCGGGGGATGTTGGCGGCGATCCAACGGGTTCGGTTCCGTCGTCCGATCGTGCCGGGGGACCAACTTCGCTTGTTGGTCGAGGTGGTTCGCGCCCGCGCCTCGGCGGTCGAGCTCAAGGCGGTGGCCACCTGTCAAGGCGACGTGGCCGCCGAGGCGGTTTTTACCCTGGTCCATCAATCCGACGAGGTGTCGCCCGACGCACCGATGCGTCTTCCCGCCTAA
- a CDS encoding beta-propeller fold lactonase family protein: MTMRRTTTPARWIGGLLPPTISVVALLAMVAGGLALSLAVDPPSAVQAQPTPFASASPPAATDPHRSPIALAVSPDGARLLTANQTSDSVSLVDPTAGRVLAELTTGPKPAGVAFAPDGRLALVSHWYGGEIARLRVSEDRLELVDRLAVGPEPRGVVVAPDGTHAYVAVGAANQVVKVTLGSERMEVVGRLTVGREPRSLAITPDGRTMLVGNARSESVHVLDLTTWSVARELYTQAANTRRVTISADGKTGYLVNMKNRGFATTRNNIDLGWVLGQRVTRVPLDGSEPFQTLTLDPRGKAASDVHGVALSPDGAILAVSCGGTHEVMLFRTDQPEGLPWRTNGSRDEMHERLIDDRSRFRRVELDGRPTEIAFAADGRTLYVANYLLDAVQLVDAESARLVSTIHLGGPALEQRSMVRKGEWLFHDARRSFNQWYSCNTCHSDGHTNGQNFDTMNDGWHDYSSMPKLSKKKVPTLRRVHLTGPWTWHGWQTSLDQAMEESFTKSMQGPEATAEEVEAIVAFLSTLDFPPNPHRNPDGSLTEAARRGEKVFRSAKANCVSCHSGPEFTDGKIHDVGLGHPRDVYKGYNPPSLIGVYDKDPYLHDGRAQTLREVLTGDHSPEVVSGSEPLTEQELDDLIAYLKSL, from the coding sequence ATGACGATGCGACGGACAACGACTCCTGCCCGTTGGATCGGCGGCCTGCTACCGCCGACGATTTCAGTCGTCGCCCTGCTGGCGATGGTCGCGGGCGGTTTGGCCCTTTCGCTGGCCGTCGATCCGCCCAGCGCGGTTCAGGCGCAACCAACCCCCTTTGCGTCGGCGTCGCCTCCCGCCGCGACCGATCCCCATCGCTCGCCGATCGCTTTGGCGGTTTCCCCCGACGGCGCGCGGCTGTTGACCGCCAATCAAACATCCGACTCGGTCTCCCTGGTCGATCCCACTGCCGGTCGGGTGCTAGCCGAGTTGACGACTGGTCCCAAGCCCGCCGGAGTGGCCTTCGCTCCCGATGGCCGCTTGGCCTTGGTCAGCCATTGGTACGGCGGCGAAATCGCCCGGCTGCGAGTGAGTGAGGACCGTTTGGAACTGGTCGATCGTCTCGCCGTCGGTCCCGAACCCCGAGGCGTCGTGGTCGCCCCCGACGGCACCCACGCCTACGTCGCCGTCGGCGCGGCCAACCAGGTGGTCAAGGTCACGCTAGGGTCCGAACGGATGGAGGTCGTGGGACGCTTGACGGTCGGCCGCGAACCCCGAAGCCTGGCGATTACCCCCGACGGTCGGACAATGCTGGTCGGCAACGCCCGCAGTGAATCGGTCCATGTCCTCGACCTAACGACCTGGAGCGTGGCCCGCGAGTTGTACACTCAGGCGGCTAACACACGCCGGGTGACGATCTCGGCCGACGGCAAGACCGGCTACCTCGTCAACATGAAGAACCGGGGCTTTGCCACCACTCGCAACAACATCGACCTTGGTTGGGTACTGGGCCAACGGGTCACCCGCGTGCCCCTGGATGGTTCCGAACCCTTCCAAACCCTGACCCTCGACCCGCGCGGCAAGGCCGCCTCCGACGTTCACGGCGTCGCCCTTTCGCCTGATGGCGCGATTTTGGCGGTGTCCTGCGGCGGCACCCATGAAGTCATGCTTTTCCGCACCGATCAACCCGAGGGGCTGCCCTGGCGGACTAACGGCTCGCGCGACGAGATGCACGAACGTCTGATCGACGACCGTTCGCGGTTCCGGCGGGTGGAGCTCGATGGTCGTCCCACCGAGATTGCCTTCGCCGCCGACGGGCGGACGCTCTATGTGGCGAATTATCTGTTGGACGCGGTGCAGCTGGTGGACGCCGAGTCCGCCCGCCTCGTCTCCACGATCCACCTGGGCGGCCCCGCCCTAGAGCAACGTTCGATGGTCCGCAAGGGGGAGTGGCTGTTCCACGACGCGCGACGATCGTTCAACCAGTGGTACAGCTGCAACACCTGCCACTCCGACGGCCACACCAACGGTCAGAACTTCGATACTATGAATGATGGTTGGCATGATTACTCATCGATGCCAAAACTGAGCAAGAAGAAGGTGCCGACCCTGCGGCGGGTTCACTTGACTGGTCCGTGGACCTGGCATGGTTGGCAAACCAGCCTTGACCAGGCGATGGAGGAATCCTTCACCAAAAGTATGCAGGGACCGGAAGCCACCGCTGAAGAGGTCGAGGCGATCGTGGCCTTTCTTTCGACGCTGGACTTTCCGCCCAACCCGCACCGCAACCCCGATGGCTCGCTGACCGAAGCGGCCCGGCGGGGCGAAAAGGTCTTCCGCTCGGCCAAAGCCAACTGCGTCAGTTGCCACTCGGGACCGGAGTTCACCGACGGCAAGATTCACGATGTTGGATTGGGGCATCCCCGCGATGTTTACAAGGGCTACAACCCGCCCTCGCTGATCGGAGTTTACGACAAGGATCCCTACCTGCACGACGGTCGCGCTCAGACTTTACGCGAGGTGTTGACCGGCGACCATTCCCCCGAAGTGGTCAGCGGCTCCGAACCGTTGACCGAGCAGGAGTTGGACGATCTGATCGCCTATCTCAAAAGCCTTTGA
- a CDS encoding Gfo/Idh/MocA family oxidoreductase, whose translation MTSRSRVHNGRLRAAVVGVGHLGRHHARILGGMPDVELVAVVDTRIEQAREIAQARGPLVQAYSEIGPLLEPEARLDAVVVAVPTMLHHDVAIEFLRRGISCLVEKPLAAELGHAVALVNAARAGGAVLHVGHIERYNPVFEALQLTGFRPRVLMAERRGSTNFRCLDVGVVLDLMIHDLDLILALVPSEPKTVHAVGLNVLGGHEDEAMAHVEFEDGTVAILTASRISDTTARTMRVWGDEGCVSIDFAARSGATLRPTESTRRGLDLDGLDRSRPETLRNHLFGKVLRIDPVHRDDGSNAPALAGPKQPRLGVANFPSTMPTQREPLAIELEDFISAVVRGTSPRCSGLDALRAMRLADQILRAIHSHRWTDPNSSEPIMGTLRPRPVEREAAWL comes from the coding sequence ATGACGTCAAGGAGTCGGGTTCACAACGGGCGGTTGAGGGCCGCGGTGGTGGGAGTCGGACATTTGGGACGGCACCACGCCCGGATTCTGGGCGGGATGCCCGATGTCGAATTGGTCGCGGTGGTGGATACCCGCATCGAACAAGCCCGCGAGATCGCGCAGGCCCGCGGTCCTCTGGTTCAAGCCTACTCCGAGATTGGCCCGCTGCTGGAACCCGAGGCGCGACTGGACGCGGTGGTCGTCGCCGTCCCGACCATGCTTCACCACGATGTGGCTATTGAGTTTCTCCGACGCGGAATCTCCTGTCTGGTCGAAAAACCGCTGGCCGCCGAACTTGGTCACGCCGTCGCCTTGGTCAACGCCGCCCGGGCTGGTGGCGCGGTCCTTCATGTCGGTCACATCGAGCGCTATAATCCGGTCTTCGAGGCGCTCCAACTGACCGGCTTCCGTCCCCGGGTGCTAATGGCGGAGCGGCGTGGCTCAACCAACTTCCGTTGCTTGGATGTCGGCGTCGTGTTGGATCTGATGATCCACGACCTCGATCTGATTTTAGCGCTCGTGCCGTCGGAACCCAAGACGGTTCACGCGGTGGGCCTCAACGTTCTGGGTGGTCACGAGGACGAGGCGATGGCGCACGTCGAATTCGAGGATGGCACGGTGGCCATTCTAACCGCCAGTCGGATCAGCGACACGACCGCCCGCACAATGCGCGTCTGGGGGGACGAGGGATGCGTGAGCATCGACTTCGCCGCTCGCAGCGGAGCGACTCTGCGGCCCACCGAATCGACCCGTCGCGGCCTGGACCTGGATGGTCTGGATCGTTCGCGGCCCGAGACCCTCCGCAACCATCTCTTCGGCAAGGTGTTAAGAATCGACCCGGTTCATCGGGACGATGGTTCCAACGCCCCAGCGCTCGCCGGCCCCAAACAACCCCGTCTGGGCGTGGCGAACTTCCCATCCACCATGCCAACGCAGCGCGAACCGCTGGCGATCGAGTTGGAGGATTTCATTTCCGCCGTTGTCCGCGGTACGTCGCCCCGCTGCAGCGGTCTGGACGCCCTAAGAGCCATGCGGTTGGCCGACCAGATTCTTCGCGCGATCCATTCGCATCGCTGGACCGATCCCAACTCGTCTGAGCCGATTATGGGGACCTTGCGTCCACGACCCGTGGAGCGTGAGGCCGCGTGGCTTTGA
- a CDS encoding OmpH family outer membrane protein: MTNLGRFRAAGWMAMGTVLGVVAIGPILQGDPLRAQQGGTATNANAAAQRKSALPPCVVATIDMDAVFKGYERVKVSSDEFKAAAMAEQQKLVKLTADIKAQVEKLSKLAVGSPDYKKLESEITEAQARHEALRQQAEREFSRREADSLAVLYKEIQDMAARVAQYRGFSHVVQISREPVSGSDPQRVFAAMGRTVVYSDPRFDITNDVILNLNHVYQQQSAPKPDPNAAQAGAPGN; this comes from the coding sequence ATGACGAATCTTGGGCGTTTCCGCGCCGCGGGTTGGATGGCGATGGGAACCGTACTAGGCGTGGTGGCGATCGGCCCAATCCTTCAGGGGGATCCCCTGCGAGCCCAACAAGGCGGCACCGCGACCAACGCCAACGCGGCCGCCCAGCGCAAATCCGCGTTGCCGCCGTGTGTGGTCGCCACCATCGACATGGACGCAGTGTTCAAAGGTTATGAACGAGTGAAAGTCTCAAGCGACGAGTTCAAAGCGGCCGCGATGGCCGAGCAGCAAAAACTCGTGAAGTTAACCGCCGACATCAAAGCCCAGGTTGAAAAGCTCTCCAAGCTGGCCGTGGGCAGCCCGGATTACAAGAAGCTGGAATCGGAGATCACCGAAGCTCAGGCCCGCCACGAGGCGCTGCGTCAGCAGGCCGAACGGGAATTCTCGCGCCGCGAGGCCGATTCGTTGGCGGTTCTCTACAAAGAGATTCAGGACATGGCTGCCCGAGTCGCTCAGTACCGGGGCTTTTCCCACGTGGTGCAAATTTCCCGCGAGCCGGTTAGCGGCAGCGATCCTCAGCGGGTCTTCGCGGCGATGGGCCGCACGGTGGTGTATTCCGATCCCCGATTCGACATCACCAATGACGTGATTCTCAACTTGAATCATGTCTATCAACAGCAATCGGCTCCCAAGCCCGATCCCAACGCGGCTCAGGCCGGCGCGCCAGGCAATTGA